CGCGGGCCCCATAATTTGAGGCAGGAGCAATGGCAACAAGGACTCCGATCAGCAACTCCCAAACGCGAAAATGCAGCAAGTAGAATGCTTTTTCGGGCGAGTGCACGATCCCCCAAATGCTTGCCCCGAAGGACAAGAGCGCCACCGTCAAAACGATTGCGGGAATGTGCTTACGTGCGAATTTGAAGGCAAGGAAAACCGCGATAGGAAAAATCAGGTAAAACTGCTCTTCCACAGACAGGGACCAGGTATGAAGCAATGGCTTCATCTCTGACGAGAGATCGAAATAGCCGCTCTCGCTGCGGAACAGGATGTTCGAAGTGAATACGGCAGCAGCTTGTACGCTATCGCCAAAATACCGAAACTCCTGCGGCATCAGCAAAAACCATGCGGCAACGGCCGAAATGGAAATCATCGAGAACAATGCAGGGAAAATGCGTCTCATCCTCCGAACGTAGAACGCCCAAAAGCTGAAGCTGCCACGCTCGAGGTCGGCCAGGATGATCCTGGCCATGAAATAGCCGGACAATACAAAAAAGACGTCGACCCCGACGAATCCGCCGGAGAACGAATTGAAGCCTGCGTGAAAGAGGAGCACAGGCAGGATCGCCACAGCTCGCAAACCGTCCAGGTCCGGGCGATACTCGAAGTCTCGGTGGATCACTGCCAAGCGCGTTCCCATTTTCGTGATGGACTGCCAAAGCCAATGCGGCGTTTCAAGTCCACCTTAGATCGTACGGTGTGCTCCCTCGGAGGCCGGCTCGTCAACCATCTCCGGGCGGCACTATTTGTCCTCAGGCAACGCCGGCACGCAGAAGATCGTGGACGTGCAAGATGCCCGACGGCCGGCCAAAATCATCGACCAGAAACAGCACCGTGATCTTTTGCGATTGCATCATTTCCATTGCCGCACTTGCCAGCATTCCAGGCGTAATCACGCGAGGCATATGCGACATCACGGTCTCGACCGTGAGGAGCAAAAGATCTTGTGACATATGGCGCCGCAAATCGCCGTCGGTAATGACACCGACAAGCTCACCGTCGCTACCAACGACGCCTACCACCCCGAAACCCTTCGAAGACATCTGGATGACCGCTTCGCTCATCGGGCTACCGATCGGCAAAAGTGGAACAGCCTCGCCCGAATGAGCCAGCTCATGGGCAAGCAGCAACTGCGAGCCGAGCTTGCCGCCCGGATGAAAGGTCTTGAAGTCCTCGGCCGAAAACCCCCTGCGCTCGAGCAAGGCTATTGCGAGAGCATCCCCCACCGCCAACTGCAGCATTGCAGACGTGGTCGGGGCTAGACCATGAGGGCATGCCTCCGGCACTTTCGGCAGGACGAGCGGGATCGTGGAGTTGCGAGCGATTGTGCTGCCGGCATTCGAGGTGACGGAAATGACCGGAACGTTGAAGCGCTTGGCGTAAGTGAGGACGTTCCCGAGTTCGACGGTCTCACCGGACCATGAAAGCAGGATAAGCAGATCCTGCGCGGTGATCATGCCAAGATCGCCGTGACTTGCTTCCGTCGGATGCACGAAATAGGCGGATGTACCGGTAGAAGCAAGCGTCGCGGCGATCTTGCGTCCGATGTGCCCGCTCTTGCCAACACCCGCAACAACGACCCGCCCACGCTGGGAAGCGACGAGTTCGACGGCGTCGACAAAACTACGGCGCAAGGCCGCATCATCCTCCAGACAGGCCGCCAGGGCATTGATCCCGTCGGCGGCAGTGGCGATCGTACGACTGATCGACGCCAGTATTGGGTCACTTACAACCACGTTCATTTCTTGACTGCCCGTAATTATCGACGACCGGTGCTAAAGGCGTCGCTTACCGTTGAAGTCTTCGAAATCAAATCAAGATGGCTAAATTGTGCGATGCACGGGTATTTCCACGCTTTCTGAAGCGTGGCGACAGAGTATTGAAAGAATTGCAATACCGGCTCACCCCTTCCAGGCGAAGAACCGCCGGCGAATGGACACGTAGGCTGGCTTGTGCGAGACATAAGATGTCAGTCCCGTAAGTGAATCTCGCCTGCCCACCTGCTCAATGGAATTCGCGATGACGATCGAACCCGAAGCGCTTGAAAAATTGCGAGAAAAGCACCGCCGCTGGCTCTCGCGACTTGGCATTATCGATAAGCCGTGGCTGATTCTCGGTTCGGCGCCCTCCCCCACGATTCCGCCGGACCTGATTGGATATTGCGCACGCGTCGACGTCAATAACGCTGGTAAGACGGCCAATGCACTGGGTCTCCCACCCGCCGATTTGACGTTTCGAAAGCGGAAGAAGTCGTGGGAAGAGCATCCCTATGTAAGGACGAGGGGGCTTCTATGGCTTCATACAAAGTCTATCTGGGTGATGTACCTGAAACTTCTGGCAATGCCGCACGTTCGCTACAAGAGCCTGATGCGCGCCACCAAAGCTGAGCGCGAAGCGATCGTCGAGGCCGTGAGCGGCGGACTTCCCCCCGATATTGGCGAAGTCGGCAAGGTGACGAACGGAGTTGCCGCCCTGTGCTACGCTCTTTTCATGGGAGTGCCGTCCGTGACACTGGCGGGGTTCTCAGTCACCAAGATGGGTCATTCCTACGACGACAAGGGGAGAATTCGGAGGCAGATTGCCGAAGACACCTTCGTTCTGACGCAGTTGAGAGATCGAGGAAACGTCTTCACGACCGAGTTGGAACTCTCCGAGCATATCGGCCTGCCATTCATTCGCGATAAAAGCGACCTCGCCGTCAAGCCGGGCACCCCGATCGGCCCGGATCGGCGTCAGCGGACGTCCGCCCAAACATAGGCAAACGTGTATACGTCGCCCGGGCGTCCGGCGTTGTAGGGAACCGAGGCGATCGTCGGCTTCGAGCCGGCAATTGTTGCGGGCATGAGCTGCAGTAGAGCCGAAATGCGCGGCGGGATCTCTTCTCGCCCCCTGCCTTCGGCCGACCAGGCCGCCAAAATTCGGCCTGCCGGAAGACGTCTTTCCGCCTCCTGAGAGAGTCCCGCCAGGATGATCGGGGTGTCGGGAAACTGAATCCGGAGGTTACCCGCCACGATACTGTCGTCGACCACGATGGCGACCGGCGGCGGGCCGGGCTCAGCGCGCACAACCTTGGCGAACCCGTTAAAGGGCGTATGTGCGAAGGAATAGTCGCCGATCATCGGACCGATGAAAACCCTTGCCCAAAGCATCACGATTACGCCGACGGAGAGGACGCCCGCAACCGAAAGAAGTGCAGGTAGACGACGGGCAGGGTCCAGACCGGCGGCATCGATTTTCAGCGTCAGATAAAGGGGGAGAAGCGCAGTAAAAAGCGCCAACCACTTCGCACGGATGTGGGTCGCATCCATTGCAACGACGATAATCGCTATGATGAGGAAGCAGGCGAGAATCATTCTGCCGACGACCCTCGTCCACAGGCTCTCGGCGAGAAGGATCTTCCTGAGATCCGCGTAGAAGAGCAATCCGAAGACGGCAAGGGTCAGCGCGACGCCCTTGAGGCTTGCAACTGCGAGCGAAACAAGCCCTTGGATCGCGTGCGGCAGCATCGCGTTGTCCGCCCCCTCCTTCATTTCAGCGAGAGTGACACCAGTGGCATGTCCAAGATTATTGACGACCCAATAGGCATGGGGTGTGACGATCACCGCGCCAACCGCAACTGAAGCGAGTACACGCCAGTCAAAGAGATATTTGCGTAGCTTTACCTCTGGCAGAATAGCGAGCAGTGCCGCCGCGGGGAGGATAACGAAATTATATTTCGAAAGCGCCCCGAGCCCCACGGCAACGCCGACAAGCAGGTAATGGCCAAGGTTCGGTGGGTTCTTCAGGGCGCGGAAAAAGCCGTAGAGAAAAAGCGACACCGCAAAAAGCGCGGCGACGGTGTGGGACAAGTCGCGCTGTGACAGAAGGAAAACCGGTGGCAGCGTCAGGACGCCCAACACCGCGACCGCTGGAGCGAGCCGACTATTGGAGAGGACACCGGCCGTGAGCCCATAGAATAGAAGGAAGAGGAACAGAAAACCGTTCTTTACGATGGTCAGCGACGAGACGGAGATACCAAATAGGGCCACCACTCCATATTGAAGCCAGTTGTAGAAGGGTGGCTGCGCTCCGTATCCGAGCAGCAGATATTGTGAGAGCAGAGCTTGCTCGGACTCGTCGATCTCGAGCGAGTCCGGGCGCAGGATTTTCAAGATGATGCTGAGCAGGCAATAACCGGCAATCAGAACATATAAGAAATCCGGTCTTCGAACCAGGAGGCTGCGCATTCTTCTCCCCATCGTCCCTGCCCGTGCTGGTGGCAACATCGCGGACCAGCGACAAGCTACTAGGCGAAGTTCGAGGGAATTGCCAGAGGCCCGGTCAAGGACCGCGAACAACCAAACACATCGTTTCGCTTCATCAGGACGAGACGATGCGGCAGAAAAAGGGTCGCTGCCGGCGAGAAAACGTTATCCGTTGCACGAGGCTTCACGGCGCCGCCTTTTTTGGCTACACCTGAAAGCTGCTTATACGCAAATAAGTGAGTTTGAGTCGTTTCGCGGCTTGCCAAGCACGCTTGAAGCCTACCTGCTATCGGAGGTTTAATGACGGAAAGTGCTCATATTTACATCGGCTTCGACAGCAAGGAAGTCGTCGCCTATCATGTTCTTTGCCAAAGCATTTTGGAAAAGAGTTCCATCCCGGTCACGTTCACGCCGATATCCTTGAACAACGTCGACGGGATTTTTACGCGCGAGCGGAATCCTCTCCAATCTACGGAGTTTTCCTTTTCGCGATTCCTCGTGCCTTATCTAAGCCGCTATGAGGGTTGGTCTCTTTTCGCTGACTGCGACATGCTGATGCGGACTGATATCGCCCAGTTGTGGGAGCTGAGAGACGATCGCTACGCAGCGATGTGCGTAAAACACGACTACGTCCCGAAAGTCGAAACGAAGTTCCTGGGCCAGGTCCAAACGAAGTACGAAAAAAAGAACTGGTCGAGCGTGATCCTGTTCAACAATGCCAAGTGCCGAAAGCTCGATTTGGATTACGTCAATACTGCTACCGGACTGGAGCTGCATCAGTTCAAATGGCTGGATTCCGACGACCTGATCGGCGAACTGCCCGCGAGCTGGAACTGGCTCGTAAACGAATATGAATATTCGCCGGATGCAAAGCTCGTCCATTTCACCGATGGCGGACCTTACTTCGATGAGTACAAGAACGATGACTACGCCGAGGAATGGTTCGCTGCACGTGATCGTGTTCTTCATGTAACGCAGCGCTCGGCTTAATCGCGCGACACCCATAAGCCATTTTCATCGGGGGGGCGGTTGCCCCTCCCTTCGCCGCATCACGTGCCGATGCGCCGGCGATGCACTTTCGTCAGATAATCACTTGGCGATGGAGCATCACTAGCGTTGGAGCATCACTGGGCGAAAGTTGCGTCGTAGCCGAACCCCATTCCGACAAGGGCCGAGATCGGCGAGTGGTTTACCACCTCG
The genomic region above belongs to Sinorhizobium meliloti and contains:
- a CDS encoding glycosyltransferase → MTESAHIYIGFDSKEVVAYHVLCQSILEKSSIPVTFTPISLNNVDGIFTRERNPLQSTEFSFSRFLVPYLSRYEGWSLFADCDMLMRTDIAQLWELRDDRYAAMCVKHDYVPKVETKFLGQVQTKYEKKNWSSVILFNNAKCRKLDLDYVNTATGLELHQFKWLDSDDLIGELPASWNWLVNEYEYSPDAKLVHFTDGGPYFDEYKNDDYAEEWFAARDRVLHVTQRSA
- a CDS encoding glycosyltransferase family 39 protein; this encodes MRSLLVRRPDFLYVLIAGYCLLSIILKILRPDSLEIDESEQALLSQYLLLGYGAQPPFYNWLQYGVVALFGISVSSLTIVKNGFLFLFLLFYGLTAGVLSNSRLAPAVAVLGVLTLPPVFLLSQRDLSHTVAALFAVSLFLYGFFRALKNPPNLGHYLLVGVAVGLGALSKYNFVILPAAALLAILPEVKLRKYLFDWRVLASVAVGAVIVTPHAYWVVNNLGHATGVTLAEMKEGADNAMLPHAIQGLVSLAVASLKGVALTLAVFGLLFYADLRKILLAESLWTRVVGRMILACFLIIAIIVVAMDATHIRAKWLALFTALLPLYLTLKIDAAGLDPARRLPALLSVAGVLSVGVIVMLWARVFIGPMIGDYSFAHTPFNGFAKVVRAEPGPPPVAIVVDDSIVAGNLRIQFPDTPIILAGLSQEAERRLPAGRILAAWSAEGRGREEIPPRISALLQLMPATIAGSKPTIASVPYNAGRPGDVYTFAYVWADVR
- a CDS encoding KpsF/GutQ family sugar-phosphate isomerase codes for the protein MNVVVSDPILASISRTIATAADGINALAACLEDDAALRRSFVDAVELVASQRGRVVVAGVGKSGHIGRKIAATLASTGTSAYFVHPTEASHGDLGMITAQDLLILLSWSGETVELGNVLTYAKRFNVPVISVTSNAGSTIARNSTIPLVLPKVPEACPHGLAPTTSAMLQLAVGDALAIALLERRGFSAEDFKTFHPGGKLGSQLLLAHELAHSGEAVPLLPIGSPMSEAVIQMSSKGFGVVGVVGSDGELVGVITDGDLRRHMSQDLLLLTVETVMSHMPRVITPGMLASAAMEMMQSQKITVLFLVDDFGRPSGILHVHDLLRAGVA